One window of the Rosa rugosa chromosome 3, drRosRugo1.1, whole genome shotgun sequence genome contains the following:
- the LOC133738606 gene encoding 2-oxoglutarate-dependent dioxygenase 19-like, with product MAAVAQALETPSSVTSIKSLAESSALNTVPSAYAFNINPNDEADPKDPEFAIPIIDMSLLTSGTPEQRSQIIHDLVKICQEWGFFIAINHGVPESLMKAMIDACHGFFSLPDEEKKEFKSGNDVLEMFKYGTSYNLALDKVLLWRDFFKVRTHPEFYSLYKPATFSEVSMEFGKRTREVALEITKAISESLGLEPNYIYEKMNMDRGLQLLAGNYYPPCPQPEHAIGIPHHTDHGLVTLLIQNEMNGLQVEHNGKWLTVNGPANGFFVNLADQMQIFTNGKYKSVMHRATVNNKATRISIAIPHGPSVDTTIAPAPELCEREGKPPKYLAMNYKEYIQLQQSGKNYMKSTFDHILA from the exons ATGGCTGCAGTTGCTCAGGCCTTAGAGACCCCCTCATCTGTTACCAGCATCAAATCACTAGCTGAGTCCTCTGCTCTAAACACTGTCCCTTCTGCCTATGCCTTCAACATAAACCCCAATGACGAAGCAGATCCAAAAGATCCTGAATTCGCAATTCCTATCATCGATATGTCACTTCTCACATCTGGTACTCCTGAACAACGCTCCCAAATCATCCATGACCTCGTCAAGATTTGTCAAGAATGGGGCTTCTTCATA GCAATTAACCATGGAGTACCAGAGAGCCTAATGAAGGCGATGATTGACGCATGTCATGGCTTCTTCAGTCTTCCAGACGAGGAGAAGAAGGAATTCAAATCAGGGAATGATGTGCTAGAAATGTTCAAGTATGGTACCAGTTATAACCTTGCCTTGGATAAGGTCCTTCTTTGGAGGGACTTCTTCAAGGTAAGAACCCATCCTGAGTTTTACTCCCTCTACAAACCGGCTACCTTCAG TGAGGTTTCAATGGAGTTTGGCAAAAGAACAAGAGAAGTGGCACTAGAAATCACAAAAGCAATATCCGAAAGCCTGGGATTGGAGCCAAATTACATATACGAAAAGATGAACATGGATCGTGGCTTACAATTGTTGGCCGGGAACTACTATCCTCCTTGCCCTCAGCCGGAACATGCCATTGGTATACCACATCACACCGATCACGGTCTAGTCACACTCCTCATCCAGAATGAGATGAATGGCCTCCAAGTCGAACACAACGGAAAATGGCTCACCGTAAACGGCCCTGCCAATGGATTTTTTGTTAACCTTGCTGATCAAATGCAG ATTTTTACCAATGGTAAATACAAGAGTGTGATGCATAGGGCGACTGTGAACAACAAAGCAACGAGGATATCAATAGCCATACCACATGGACCTTCTGTAGATACAACTATTGCTCCAGCTCCAGAGCTGTGTGAAAGAGAAGGCAAACCTCCCAAGTATCTTGCCATGAACTACAAGGAGTACATTCAGCTTCAGCAGAGCGGCAAGAACTACATGAAGTCCACATTCGATCACATACTAGCCTAG